A DNA window from Camelina sativa cultivar DH55 chromosome 17, Cs, whole genome shotgun sequence contains the following coding sequences:
- the LOC104756971 gene encoding receptor protein kinase-like protein ZAR1, with the protein MSVGSLLFLVLLIWNFNVELNALNDEGFALLTLKRSISRDPDGSLSNWNSEDQDPCSWNGVTCDDHKVVVSLSIPRKKLVGFLPSSLGVLTNLRHLNLRSNELSGSLPAELFKAQGLQSLVLYGNLLSGSIPNEIGDLKFLQSLDFSRNSLNGSIPESVLRCKRLRSFDLNQNNLTGSVPSGFGHALASLQKLDLSSNNLSGLVPDDLGDLTRLQGTLDLSHNSFSGSIPASLGDLPEKVYVNLAYNNLSGPIPQTGALVNRGPTAFLGNPRLCGPPLKDPCLSDKDTSPASHPFVPDNNDQSGGESKKGEGLSITAIVAIVVCDFIGICIVGFLFSCCYLKICARRNSVDEEGYVLEKEGKEKKSSLCFGKEGSESPSSETLEPQRQDLVLLDKHMALDLDELLKASAFVLGKGGNGIVYKVVLEDGLTVAVRRLGEGGSQRCKEFQTEVEAIGKLRHPNIVSLKAYYWSVEEKLLIYDYISNGSLANALHGNPGMVSFKPLSWGVRLKIMRGISRGLVYLHEFSPKKYVHGSLKLSNILLGQDMEPHISDFGLMHLTSIAGTLESTTVDRPSNKSASSIGPSANLSSFYQAPEAAKATVKPSQKWDVYSFGVILLEMITGRLPIVFVGKSEMEIVKWIQMCIDEKKEMSDILDPYLVPDDTEIEEEVIAVLKIAMACVSTSPEKRPPMKHIADALTQICL; encoded by the exons ATGTCGGTGGGATCACTTTTGTTCTTGGTTCTTCTTATCTGGAACTTCAATGTCGAATTGAATGCTCTGAACGACGAAGGGTTTGCTCTTTTAACTCTCAAGCGTTCTATCTCAAGAGATCCAGATGGTTCTCTGAGTAACTGGAACTCAGAGGATCAAGACCCTTGTTCTTGGAATGGAGTCACTTGTGATGACCACAAGGTTGTCGTCTCTCTTAGCATCCCAAGGAAGAAACTTGTAGGTTTCCTTCCTTCATCTCTAGGTGTACTCACTAATCTCCGCCATTTGAATTTGAGAAGCAATGAGCTTAGTGGGAGCTTGCCTGCTGAGCTTTTCAAGGCTCAAGGGCTTCAAAGTTTGGTTCTTTATGGTAATCTCTTATCTGGGTCTATCCCAAATGAGATTGGTGACCTAAAGTTCCTgcaaagtttggatttttctcGTAATTCTCTTAACGGGTCGATCCCAGAATCGGTTTTGAGGTGTAAGAGGCTTAGGAGCTTTGATTTGAATCAGAACAATCTCACTGGTTCTGTTCCTAGTGGATTTGGTCATGCTTTGGCTTCTTTGCAGAAGCTTGACCTTTCTTCTAACAATCTCAGTGGTCTTGTTCCTGATGATTTAGGGGATTTGACTAGATTGCAAGGTACTCTTGATTTGTCTCATAACTCGTTTAGTGGCTCTATACCAGCTAGCTTAGGGGATTTGCCTGAGAAAGTTTATGTCAATCTAGCTTACAACAATCTGAGTGGACCTATCCCACAAACTGGTGCTTTAGTTAACAGAGGTCCAACTGCATTCTTGGGGAATCCGAGGCTCTGTGGCCCTCCTTTGAAAGATCCTTGTTTGTCAGATAAAGACACTTCTCCAGCTTCTCACCCTTTTGTACCTGATAACAACGACCAAAGTGGAGGTGAGTCAAAGAAAGGAGAAGGTTTGAGTATAACTGCTATTGTTGCAATTGTGGTTTGTGATTTCATTGGAATCTGCATTGTGggatttctcttctcttgttgCTACTTGAAGATTTGCGCGCGACGTAACAGCGTGGATGAGGAAGGTTATGTGTTGGAGAAAGaagggaaagaaaagaaaagttcttTATGTTTTGGAAAAGAAGGATCAGAGTCACCTTCTTCGGAAACACTTGAGCCACAACGACAGGATCTTGTTCTGTTGGATAAACATATGGCTTTGGATTTAGATGAGCTTCTCAAGGCTTCAGCTTTCGTTCTTGGAAAAGGCGGGAACGGGATTGTGTATAAAGTTGTTCTTGAAGATGGCTTAACTGTAGCTGTTAGGAggttgggagaaggaggatctcAAAGATGCAAGGAGTTTCAGACAGAGGTTGAAGCGATTGGGAAGCTAAGGCATCCGAATATCGTTAGTCTTAAAGCTTATTATTGGTCAGTCGAGGAGAAGCTTCTCATCTATGACTATATTTCAAACGGAAGTCTTGCCAATGCACTCCATG GGAATCCTGGAATGGTGTCATTCAAGCCGCTGTCTTGGGGAGTTCGGTTAAAGATAATGAGGGGAATCTCAAGAGGGTTGGTGTATCTTCATGAGTTTAGCCCCAAAAAGTATGTTCATGGATCTCTGAAGCTCAGCAATATACTCTTGGGACAGGATATGGAGCCTCATATCTCGGATTTTGGACTCATGCACCTCACTAGCATTgctggaacattggaatcaacCACAGTTGACCGACCATCCAACAAGAGCGCCTCATCGATTGGACCATCTGCAAACTTGAGCTCATTTTACCAGGCTCCTGAAGCGGCGAAAGCAACAGTGAAGCCATCACAGAAATGGGATGTATACTCGTTTGGGGTGATCTTGCTAGAGATGATAACGGGAAGGTTACCTATAGTTTTTGTTGGTAAATCGGAAATGGAAATAGTGAAGTGGATTCAGATGTGTATTgatgagaagaaagagatgtcAGACATTTTGGATCCTTATTTGGTGCCTGATGACacagagattgaagaagaggtCATCGCTGTACTGAAGATTGCAATGGCTTGCGTTAGTACTAGCCCCGAGAAACGACCACCGATGAAGCACATCGCTGATGCTTTGACCCAAATTTGCCTTTAG